One Amycolatopsis sp. NBC_00355 genomic window carries:
- the sucD gene encoding succinate--CoA ligase subunit alpha, translated as MSIFLNENSKVIVQGLTGSEGMKHATKMLKSGTNIVGGVNARKAGQTVTIEGKDLKVFGTVEEAIKETGADVSVIFVPPKFAKDAVLEAIDAEIPLAVVITEGIPVHDSAYFWAHAVAKGGTTRIIGPNCPGVISPGKSNAGIIPADISGPGQIGLVSKSGTLTYQMMYELRDIGFSTAVGIGGDPIIGTTHIDALEAFEADPDTKVIVMIGEIGGDAEERAAAYIKDHVTKPVVGYVAGFTAPEGKTMGHAGAIVSGSSGTAAAKKEALEAAGVKVGKTPSETAVLARELYNNLG; from the coding sequence ATGTCGATCTTCCTGAACGAGAACAGCAAGGTCATCGTGCAGGGGCTCACCGGCTCCGAGGGCATGAAGCACGCGACCAAGATGCTGAAGTCCGGCACGAACATCGTGGGTGGCGTCAACGCCCGCAAGGCCGGCCAGACCGTCACCATCGAGGGCAAGGACCTCAAGGTCTTCGGCACGGTCGAAGAGGCCATCAAGGAGACCGGCGCCGACGTGTCGGTCATCTTCGTGCCGCCGAAGTTCGCCAAGGACGCGGTCCTCGAGGCGATCGACGCCGAGATCCCGCTGGCCGTCGTCATCACCGAGGGCATCCCGGTGCACGACTCGGCCTACTTCTGGGCGCACGCGGTCGCGAAGGGCGGCACGACCCGGATCATCGGGCCGAACTGCCCCGGCGTGATCAGCCCCGGCAAGTCGAACGCCGGCATCATCCCGGCCGACATCTCCGGCCCGGGCCAGATCGGCCTCGTGTCGAAGTCCGGCACGCTGACCTACCAGATGATGTACGAGCTGCGGGACATCGGCTTCTCCACCGCGGTCGGCATCGGCGGTGACCCGATCATCGGCACCACGCACATCGACGCCCTCGAGGCGTTCGAGGCGGACCCCGACACCAAGGTCATCGTGATGATCGGCGAGATCGGTGGCGACGCCGAAGAGCGCGCCGCGGCCTACATCAAGGACCACGTGACGAAGCCGGTCGTCGGTTACGTCGCGGGCTTCACCGCGCCCGAGGGCAAGACGATGGGCCACGCGGGCGCCATCGTCTCCGGTTCCTCCGGCACGGCCGCCGCCAAGAAGGAGGCCCTCGAGGCCGCCGGCGTCAAGGTCGGGAAGACCCCGAGCGAGACCGCCGTCCTGGCGCGTGAGCTGTACAACAACCTCGGCTGA
- a CDS encoding DUF5336 domain-containing protein has product MTFPSGGPGYPQQGGGQQPPGPPPPGGFQQQQQQHQPPHSHQAASGLSGLPQNLPLLLALVVAVLGLVQYFLGFSDNADLGLGTTFLLAGGLLAGMHALPRGPRTLPFAALFSVLGTLEVLDTLVSLQNTPGLVIVVLILAILQMLGAVGALLIEYDVVKPPAPKPAAPSYGGQYGQPGGQQQFGQGGPQGGPQYGQQQPGPVSSTGEPSAPFPQPGQYGSPNPPSTTPPPQATTYAPMQGQFFQQPPSDNPGTPPGGFGKSS; this is encoded by the coding sequence ATGACCTTCCCCAGCGGTGGGCCTGGCTACCCCCAGCAGGGTGGCGGCCAGCAGCCCCCCGGACCCCCGCCTCCCGGCGGCTTCCAGCAGCAGCAGCAGCAACACCAGCCGCCGCACTCGCACCAGGCGGCGTCGGGCCTCTCCGGCCTCCCGCAGAACCTGCCGCTGCTGCTCGCGCTCGTCGTCGCGGTCCTCGGCCTCGTCCAGTACTTCCTGGGCTTCTCCGACAACGCCGACCTCGGGCTCGGCACGACGTTCCTGCTGGCCGGCGGCCTGCTCGCCGGGATGCACGCCCTGCCGAGGGGGCCGCGGACCCTGCCGTTCGCCGCGTTGTTCAGCGTTCTCGGCACCCTCGAGGTCCTGGACACGCTGGTCTCGCTGCAGAACACGCCGGGCCTCGTCATCGTCGTGCTGATCCTGGCGATCCTGCAGATGCTCGGCGCGGTCGGCGCGCTGCTCATCGAGTACGACGTCGTCAAGCCGCCGGCACCGAAGCCCGCCGCGCCCTCCTACGGCGGCCAGTACGGCCAGCCGGGCGGGCAGCAGCAGTTCGGCCAGGGCGGACCGCAGGGCGGGCCCCAGTACGGCCAGCAGCAGCCGGGCCCGGTCTCTTCGACGGGTGAGCCGTCGGCGCCGTTCCCGCAGCCGGGCCAGTACGGCTCGCCGAACCCGCCGTCCACCACACCGCCGCCGCAGGCCACGACGTACGCCCCGATGCAGGGCCAGTTCTTCCAGCAGCCGCCGTCGGACAACCCGGGCACACCGCCGGGGGGATTCGGCAAGTCGAGCTGA
- a CDS encoding cell division protein PerM, with the protein MRIMDLLTRDPREEPVSDFEADVVPTGAARVRVLLAAALGPLVTGYAVVATVLTLVTLTAERTVFSGFGVLLAAAPGWLAAHQVRLGIGGHPLGLLPLLPTLGAVALAARTASGAAQRLGCRSPREALPVFVTITGAHAVFGLVIAVCAQGSPVTANPLVACAVPGLLAAAASAVGIAASCGLPDFVAERLDPMALRGIRAGALGLALLLACGAAVFTVATAASWSTVADMYEPGLGNSFGLFLLSALYLPNAVTASLSFVTGPGFSIGPLNVGMFGYRGGTVPGVPILGGLPEHASAWWPALLVLPAATGVLVGWSLRKVDADPAQRIRTVAVAGAVVALGCVLLGTLSGGRLGDGPFDPVNVPVGVASVVAFCWIVIPGAFTAFFAGEHEPPAPPEALEDNEAFEDAEDVDADEAAEALEDFEDVEESEEDEEGPDEEDAEFEAEADAELGLDEAALSRESDASEDPSLSRESAAEHDEAVTGGTETCGDVEPGEADR; encoded by the coding sequence GTGCGGATCATGGACCTGCTCACCCGCGACCCCCGCGAAGAGCCGGTGAGCGACTTCGAAGCCGACGTCGTACCCACCGGTGCGGCGCGGGTGCGGGTGTTGCTCGCGGCCGCGCTCGGCCCGCTGGTCACCGGCTACGCCGTCGTCGCCACCGTGCTGACCCTGGTCACGCTCACCGCCGAGCGCACCGTCTTCTCCGGCTTCGGCGTGCTGCTGGCCGCCGCGCCCGGCTGGCTCGCCGCGCACCAGGTGCGCCTCGGCATCGGCGGGCACCCGCTCGGCCTGCTGCCGCTGCTGCCGACCCTCGGCGCGGTCGCGCTGGCCGCGCGGACGGCGTCCGGCGCCGCCCAGCGGCTGGGCTGCCGCTCGCCGCGTGAGGCGCTGCCGGTGTTCGTCACGATCACCGGCGCGCACGCGGTGTTCGGGCTCGTCATCGCGGTCTGCGCGCAGGGCTCGCCGGTGACGGCGAACCCGCTGGTCGCCTGCGCCGTGCCCGGGCTGCTCGCCGCCGCGGCCTCGGCCGTGGGCATCGCCGCGTCCTGCGGGCTGCCGGACTTCGTCGCCGAGCGCCTCGACCCGATGGCGCTGCGCGGGATCCGGGCCGGCGCGCTGGGCCTCGCGCTGCTGCTGGCCTGCGGGGCCGCGGTCTTCACCGTCGCGACCGCGGCGTCCTGGTCGACCGTGGCCGACATGTACGAGCCCGGCCTCGGCAACAGCTTCGGGCTCTTCCTGCTTTCCGCGCTGTACCTGCCCAACGCCGTGACGGCGTCGCTCTCGTTCGTCACCGGCCCCGGGTTTTCGATCGGCCCTCTGAACGTCGGGATGTTCGGCTACCGCGGCGGCACCGTCCCCGGCGTCCCGATCCTCGGCGGGCTGCCCGAGCACGCGAGTGCCTGGTGGCCGGCTCTGCTGGTGCTGCCGGCCGCGACCGGGGTGCTGGTCGGCTGGTCGCTGCGCAAGGTCGACGCCGACCCGGCCCAGCGCATCCGCACGGTCGCGGTCGCCGGCGCGGTGGTCGCGCTCGGCTGCGTCCTGCTGGGCACGTTGTCCGGCGGCCGGCTCGGCGACGGCCCGTTCGACCCGGTGAATGTGCCGGTCGGGGTCGCCTCGGTGGTCGCGTTCTGCTGGATCGTCATCCCGGGCGCCTTCACGGCGTTCTTCGCGGGCGAGCACGAGCCGCCCGCGCCGCCGGAAGCCCTCGAAGACAACGAAGCGTTCGAGGACGCCGAAGACGTCGACGCCGACGAAGCAGCCGAAGCGCTCGAAGACTTCGAAGACGTCGAAGAGTCCGAAGAGGACGAAGAAGGTCCGGACGAGGAAGACGCCGAGTTCGAAGCCGAGGCGGACGCCGAACTCGGCTTGGACGAAGCGGCGCTTTCACGTGAAAGTGACGCCTCCGAGGACCCGTCGCTTTCCCGGGAAAGTGCCGCCGAGCACGACGAGGCTGTGACCGGAGGCACCGAGACCTGCGGCGACGTCGAGCCGGGCGAGGCCGACCGTTAG
- the purN gene encoding phosphoribosylglycinamide formyltransferase gives MELPTPVKLVVLASGSGTLLQALLDATGRSGFPAKVVAVGADRTGIEALTRAERLSIPAFTVRVADHPDRAAWDKALAEAVAAYQPDLVVSAGFMKILGEEFLGRFTVLNTHPALLPSFPGMHAVRDALAAGVKVTGSTVHFADAGVDTGPIIAQEAVVVDNDDDEDVLHERIKAVERRLLVETIERLGRGGCTVDGRKVTFREH, from the coding sequence TTGGAGCTGCCCACTCCGGTGAAGCTCGTCGTGCTCGCGTCGGGCTCCGGCACCCTCCTGCAGGCGCTGCTGGACGCCACCGGCCGGTCGGGTTTCCCGGCCAAGGTCGTCGCCGTCGGCGCCGACCGCACCGGCATCGAGGCCCTGACCCGCGCGGAACGCCTGAGCATCCCGGCGTTCACCGTCCGCGTGGCCGACCACCCCGACCGCGCCGCCTGGGACAAGGCGCTGGCCGAGGCCGTCGCGGCCTACCAGCCCGACCTGGTCGTCTCGGCCGGGTTCATGAAGATCCTCGGCGAGGAGTTCCTCGGCCGGTTCACGGTGCTCAACACGCACCCGGCGCTGCTGCCGTCGTTCCCCGGGATGCACGCGGTGCGCGACGCGCTCGCCGCCGGCGTGAAGGTCACCGGCTCGACCGTGCACTTCGCGGACGCCGGCGTCGACACCGGGCCGATCATCGCCCAGGAGGCGGTCGTCGTGGACAACGACGACGACGAAGACGTCCTGCACGAACGGATCAAGGCCGTCGAACGCAGGCTGCTGGTGGAAACGATCGAGCGACTCGGCCGCGGTGGCTGCACCGTGGACGGACGAAAGGTGACATTTCGTGAGCACTGA
- the purH gene encoding bifunctional phosphoribosylaminoimidazolecarboxamide formyltransferase/IMP cyclohydrolase, protein MSTDLGRRPVRRALIGVSDKAGLLDLAAGLHAAGVEIVSTGGTAKAIADAGVPVTPVEQVTGFPESLDGRVKTLHPNVHAGLLADQGNPGHVEQLSTLGIAAFDLLVVNLYPFTQTVASGASPEDCVENIDIGGPAMVRAAAKNHGSVAVVVDPARYGWVLERVADGGFEFADRKRLAAQAYAHTAAYDTAVASWFANVYAPDEDSVDSGFPDFTGATWERADVLRYGENPHQKAALYKSQAPGLAHAEQLHGKAMSYNNFVDTDAARRAAFDFAEPAVAIIKHANPCGIAVGTDIAEAHRKAHACDPVSAYGGVIATNRPVSREAAEQIADVFTEVVLAPDFDAEALEILQRKKNIRLLKLPAIDRPSPIEFRPISGGVLVQTVDAIDAPGDDPASWTLATGTAADEQTLRDLEFAWRSLRAVKSNAILLAADGATVGVGMGQVNRVDSSRLAVSRAGDRAKGSVGASDAFFPFPDGLEVLVEAGVRAIVQPGGSVRDPEVIAAAEKAGVTMYLTGTRHFAH, encoded by the coding sequence GTGAGCACTGACCTGGGACGGCGTCCGGTCCGCCGGGCGCTGATCGGCGTCTCGGACAAGGCCGGCCTCCTGGACCTCGCGGCCGGCCTGCACGCGGCCGGCGTCGAGATCGTGTCCACCGGCGGCACGGCGAAGGCCATCGCCGACGCGGGTGTCCCGGTCACGCCGGTCGAGCAGGTCACCGGGTTCCCGGAGTCGCTGGACGGCCGCGTCAAGACGCTGCACCCGAACGTGCACGCCGGGCTGCTCGCCGACCAGGGCAACCCCGGCCACGTCGAGCAGCTGAGCACGCTCGGGATCGCGGCGTTCGACCTGCTGGTCGTCAACCTGTACCCGTTCACCCAGACCGTCGCGTCCGGCGCGAGCCCAGAGGACTGCGTCGAGAACATCGACATCGGCGGCCCGGCGATGGTCCGCGCGGCGGCGAAGAACCACGGCAGCGTCGCGGTCGTCGTCGACCCCGCCCGCTACGGCTGGGTGCTCGAGCGCGTCGCCGACGGCGGGTTCGAGTTCGCCGACCGCAAGCGGCTCGCGGCCCAGGCGTACGCGCACACGGCGGCCTACGACACGGCCGTCGCGTCGTGGTTCGCCAACGTCTACGCCCCCGATGAGGACAGTGTCGACTCCGGCTTCCCGGACTTCACCGGCGCCACCTGGGAGCGCGCCGACGTCCTGCGCTACGGCGAGAACCCGCACCAGAAGGCCGCGCTGTACAAGAGCCAGGCCCCGGGCCTGGCGCACGCCGAGCAGCTGCACGGCAAGGCCATGTCCTACAACAACTTCGTCGACACCGACGCCGCCCGGCGCGCCGCGTTCGACTTCGCCGAGCCCGCCGTCGCGATCATCAAGCACGCCAACCCGTGCGGCATCGCGGTCGGTACCGACATCGCCGAGGCGCATCGCAAGGCGCACGCCTGCGACCCGGTTTCGGCGTACGGCGGTGTCATCGCGACGAACCGGCCGGTCAGCCGCGAGGCCGCCGAGCAGATCGCCGACGTCTTCACCGAGGTCGTGCTCGCGCCGGACTTCGACGCCGAGGCGCTGGAGATCCTGCAGCGCAAGAAGAACATCCGGCTGCTCAAGCTGCCGGCGATCGACCGGCCGTCGCCGATCGAGTTCCGCCCGATCTCCGGCGGCGTGCTGGTGCAGACCGTCGACGCGATCGACGCGCCGGGCGACGACCCGGCGTCGTGGACGCTGGCCACCGGCACCGCGGCCGACGAGCAGACCCTGCGCGACCTCGAGTTCGCGTGGCGCTCGCTGCGCGCGGTGAAGTCGAACGCGATCCTGCTGGCCGCCGACGGCGCGACCGTCGGCGTCGGCATGGGCCAGGTCAACCGGGTCGACTCGTCGCGGCTGGCCGTCTCGCGCGCGGGTGATCGCGCCAAGGGCTCGGTCGGCGCGTCGGACGCGTTCTTCCCGTTCCCGGACGGCCTGGAAGTGCTGGTCGAGGC